Proteins co-encoded in one Schistocerca cancellata isolate TAMUIC-IGC-003103 chromosome 5, iqSchCanc2.1, whole genome shotgun sequence genomic window:
- the LOC126188695 gene encoding insulinoma-associated protein 2-like, protein MRRGPEFGAPIAARGALPPTARARRGRAHWLVASHAPGGPVPDCRRALAGQTPSEPRRERMVPEALSRRSASAGMPRGFLVRRHDHGQLQPQRPSAMDDVAVYGFSPLSSLVERLGFEHRPPPYYLAAYSEPLVVTPTPLDLSLKPAPTPITPPSTPSPSSPVRKRLHSDDAPKQQQQQSTPSKAKTAPATPKKTKAVRRLTFDEDKTSPVSGTIIRELRDDEAPLVVRKGDIDPAFNVVEITEEAKAELAKIENRIGDYICRLCREMYEDAFGLAQHRCSRIVHVEYRCPECDKVFNCPANLASHRRWHKPRPAGGAVDLVVKKPASGPASSEDAGEDGGDVFPCPACQKRFRRQAYLRKHLATHEPTASAPAPFYA, encoded by the exons ATGAGGCGAGGGCCCGAGTTCGGCGCACCAATAGCCGCACGCGGCGCCCTACCGCCGACTGCGCGCGCACGCCGCGGGCGCGCCCATTGGCTGGTGGCAAGCCACGCCCCCGGCGGCCCAGTGCCCGACTGCCGACGAGCGCTAGCCGGTCAGACGCCGTCGGAGCCGCGGCGCGAGCGGATGGTGCCCGAGGCACTGAGTCGCCGCTCAGCGTCCGCGGGCATGCCGCGCGGCTTCCTGGTTCGCAGGCACGACCACGGCCAGCTGCAGCCGCAGAGGCCGTCGGCCATGGACGACGTCGCCGTGTACGGCTTCTCGCCGCTCAGTTCGTTGGTGGAACGGCTCGGCTTCGAGCACCGGCCGCCGCCCTACTACCTGGCCGCATACTCGGAGCCGCTGGTCGTAACGCCGACGCCGCTCGACCTCTCTCTCAAGCCGGCGCCGACGCCAATCACGCCACCGTCCACGCCGTCGCCTAGCTCGCCAGTGCGCAAGAGGCTACACTCGGACGACGCGccgaaacagcagcagcagcagtcgacgCCGAGCAAGGCCAAGACTGCGCCGGCGACGCCGAAGAAGACGAAGGCGGTGCGCCGGCTCACCTTCGACGAGGACAAGACGTCTCCCGTGTCGGGCACCATCATCCGCGAGCTGCGCGACGACGAGGCGCCGTTGGTGGTGCGCAAGGGCGACATCGACCCCGCCTTCAACGTGGTCGAGATCACCGAGGAGGCCAAGGCGGAGCTGGCCAAGATCGAGAACCGCATCGGCGACTACATCTGCCGGCTGTGCCGCGAGATGTACGAAGACGCATTCGGGCTGGCACAGCACCGCTGCTCGCGCATCGTGCACGTCGAGTACCGCTGCCCCGAGTGCGACAAGGTGTTCAACTGCCCCGCCAACCTGGCGTCGCACCGCCGCTGGCACAAGCCGCGGCCGGCGGGCGGCGCCGTCGACCTGGTGGTCAAGAAGCCGGCGTCCGGCCCCGCCTCCTCGGAGGACGCCGGTGAGGACGGGGGCGACGTCTTCCCGTGCCCCGCCTGCCAGAAGCGCTTCCGCCGCCAGGCCTACCTGCGCAAACACCTCGCCACGCACGAGCCGACGGCCTCCGCCCCCgcgcc ATTTTATGCATGA